A region from the Arvicanthis niloticus isolate mArvNil1 chromosome 29, mArvNil1.pat.X, whole genome shotgun sequence genome encodes:
- the Fam151b gene encoding protein FAM151B isoform X2 → MAVCAGGPGSWSENILKYFLRNSQIMAEDGAEILWYHAANHKSQMSEALKSAAHMIEADVLLPSDGSEPIMAHPPETSSDNTLQEWLAEVVKSNKGIKLDFKSLAAVRASMLFLDNVKQHLHRPVWINADILPGPNGSSKVVDAKAFLDTVTSFFPDVTFSLGWTTGWHPEKVNEGYSWSMVKEMDYICSELTQPVTFPVRAALVRQSCSQLLWLLTKSNRK, encoded by the exons ATGGCAGTATGTGCTGGGGGACCGG GATCCTGGAGTGAAAatatactgaaatattttttGAGGAACAGCCAGATCATGGCAGAAGATGGTGCTGAGATCCTCTGGTACCACGCAGCCAACCACAAGTCTCAGATGAGTGAGGCGCTGAAGA GTGCTGCTCACATGATAGAGGCTGATGTCCTTCTTCCTAGTGACGGATCCGAGCCAATCATGGCCCATCCTCCTGAGACAAGCAGTGACAACACTCTGCAGGAGTGGCTGGCTGAGGTCGTGAAGAGCAACAAGGGCATCAAGCTGGATTTCAAGAG TCTGGCAGCCGTCAGAGCATCCATGCTCTTCCTGGACAATGTGAAGCAGCACCTGCACCGGCCCGTGTGGATCAATGCCGATATTCTTCCTGGGCCAAATGGGAGCAGCAAAGTAGTAGACGCCAAGGCCTTTCTAGACACCGTGACATCCTTCTTTCCAGATGTGACCTTTTCCTTGGGTTGGACAACAGGATGGCATCCGGAGAAAGTCAATGAAG GCTACAGTTGGTCGATGGTGAAAGAGATGGACTACATATGCAGTGAGCTAACCCAGCCTGTCACGTTCCCTGTCAGGGCAGCTTTAGTGAGACAGTCGTGTTCTCAGTTGCTCTGGCTGTTGACAAAATCCAACAG
- the Fam151b gene encoding protein FAM151B isoform X1, translating to MAVCAGGPGSWSENILKYFLRNSQIMAEDGAEILWYHAANHKSQMSEALKSAAHMIEADVLLPSDGSEPIMAHPPETSSDNTLQEWLAEVVKSNKGIKLDFKSLAAVRASMLFLDNVKQHLHRPVWINADILPGPNGSSKVVDAKAFLDTVTSFFPDVTFSLGWTTGWHPEKVNEGYSWSMVKEMDYICSELTQPVTFPVRAALVRQSCSQLLWLLTKSNRYELSVIRITYSN from the exons ATGGCAGTATGTGCTGGGGGACCGG GATCCTGGAGTGAAAatatactgaaatattttttGAGGAACAGCCAGATCATGGCAGAAGATGGTGCTGAGATCCTCTGGTACCACGCAGCCAACCACAAGTCTCAGATGAGTGAGGCGCTGAAGA GTGCTGCTCACATGATAGAGGCTGATGTCCTTCTTCCTAGTGACGGATCCGAGCCAATCATGGCCCATCCTCCTGAGACAAGCAGTGACAACACTCTGCAGGAGTGGCTGGCTGAGGTCGTGAAGAGCAACAAGGGCATCAAGCTGGATTTCAAGAG TCTGGCAGCCGTCAGAGCATCCATGCTCTTCCTGGACAATGTGAAGCAGCACCTGCACCGGCCCGTGTGGATCAATGCCGATATTCTTCCTGGGCCAAATGGGAGCAGCAAAGTAGTAGACGCCAAGGCCTTTCTAGACACCGTGACATCCTTCTTTCCAGATGTGACCTTTTCCTTGGGTTGGACAACAGGATGGCATCCGGAGAAAGTCAATGAAG GCTACAGTTGGTCGATGGTGAAAGAGATGGACTACATATGCAGTGAGCTAACCCAGCCTGTCACGTTCCCTGTCAGGGCAGCTTTAGTGAGACAGTCGTGTTCTCAGTTGCTCTGGCTGTTGACAAAATCCAACAGGTATGAATTATCTGTAATAAGAATTACTTATTCTAActag